Genomic window (Streptosporangium brasiliense):
CTGGCGAGCATGGAGCGGTACTGGACGCGGTACGGCCGGCCCGGCTCCGGTTCGGTCATGGGCCCGGCGAGCTGGCTGAACCGTTCGTAGTCGTAGAGGGTGATCTTCGTGCTGTCGGCTGGTGAACTCATGGGCCCGGTGACCTCACAACCCGCACGACGAAGACCAGCACTGTCCCCCCAGATGGATCACCCCGGCCACCCGCGCAAAGCGACGGTCAAGCCCGGCCCGCGGATCGGTAAACCGGGAAACATCATATTGGGAGCAGTAGGCCGGATCTCATCACTTTCGCACCCTGGGACCACTTCGTGAGGACTTGATTTAGCTTTCAACCAAATCATCGAAGGGCAAATAGGGACAAGCATTAATTAACCGAACTATCGCCCTAAACCGGGCGCCGGAAAACCCGTGTCCGGGGCGGGGGCCGGGCTGGCACGCTTGACGGATGGAAGTACGGTTCGTCCCCGATCACCTGGTGCTGTCGGTCGTGGTCGGCTCCCGTGCCTACGGGCTGGAGACCGAGGACTCCGACGTCGACCGGCGCGGGGTCTTCGTGGCGCCGACCCCGCTGTTCTGGCGGCTGGCCAAGCCGCCCACGCACGTCGAGGGGCCGCTGCCGGAGCAGTTCTCCTGGGAGGTCGAGCGGTTCTGCGGCCTCGCGCTGGAGGCCAACCCGACGGTCCTGGAATGCCTGTGGTCGCCGATCGTCGAGCACGTCTCCCCCGCCGGGGCGGACCTGCTCGCGCTCCGGAGCGCCTTCGTGTCCAGACGCGCCCGCCAGAGCTTCACCGGATACGCCGAGGCCCAGTTCCGCCGCCTGGACCCCGAGCGCCCCAACTGGAAGCAGGCCATGCACATGATCCGGCTGCTGATCAGCGGCCTGCACCTGGCCCGGCACGGCGAGCCGCTGGTCCGGATGGACGAGCACCGCGACCGGCTGCTGGCCGTACGGCGGGGCGAGGTCTCCTGGGCCGAGGTCCAGAGATGGCGCACGGAGCTGGCCGCGGGCCTGGAGGCCGCCGACGCGCTGCCGGCCGGACCGGACCGGCGGCGCGTCGACGACTATCTGGCGGCCACGAGAAGGGCGGCCCTCTGACCCTCACCCCGCCCGCCCGGCCGGCCGGGCGGGCTGCCTGAGCTCACGG
Coding sequences:
- a CDS encoding nucleotidyltransferase domain-containing protein, encoding MEVRFVPDHLVLSVVVGSRAYGLETEDSDVDRRGVFVAPTPLFWRLAKPPTHVEGPLPEQFSWEVERFCGLALEANPTVLECLWSPIVEHVSPAGADLLALRSAFVSRRARQSFTGYAEAQFRRLDPERPNWKQAMHMIRLLISGLHLARHGEPLVRMDEHRDRLLAVRRGEVSWAEVQRWRTELAAGLEAADALPAGPDRRRVDDYLAATRRAAL